Part of the Tolypothrix sp. PCC 7910 genome, GATGAGCTATCAGCTTGGGCAATGGAGGATTTACTAGACTGTGCGGCAGCAACATTAGCAGTAAAAGCCAATGTTAGAGCTGTACCAATCAGGCTCAGAGATTTTCCCTTCATTCTGAATTAACCTCAACGGAACACTCGGCCCATTAAAACAAACAAAGTTAATTATAAAATCTGTCTAAATAGGGATGTACATTTTGGCTGTAGCGTGTTGTTGATATGTTGAAGCGGTAAAATTTACATCGATTATTTTTTGATTATCAGTTGCTAAGATGACAAAAGTCAATTGATCGCTATAGCCTATGAGTCACATTAACAATAGATGTAATCAGCATTATAGAAGCATCATAAAAATTATTGAATATGTAAATAAGCGTTCACGCTTAATATGGTAAATACGCTTAATATAGATTGCGTAAGTGTAATATCTAATCTGAAAAAATCCGTATAGTCAATTTCTACTTTGGGTTGTGAGTAAAATAGTGTAAGACAACCATTAAGATTGTAATTTGCCGATTCTTTATTAATAGCCGTGCTGTAAGTAGCCGATGAGTTCCCCCCAACCTCCCCAAAAGCCACAAACTATACTTGGTCAACTGACACAAGCAGTACATACAATTCAAGCTAGGGTGGATTTTTCCAAACTAGCGCTCAAACCTAATGCTAAAGTACCGGAACTCTTGGTGCAGGATGCGGGGTCAGATAAGGCAGAAGTGTATCCGTTGTTGGGCGATCGCTATGTTTTAGGTCGTAGTTCTAAATCCTGCGATATAGTGATCCGTAACCCGGTAGTTAGCCAAATTCACCTATCATTATCACGGGATTCTACGCAGCGCACTCCCGTTTTTGTGATTAAAGACGAGAATTCCACCAATGGTATTTACCGTGGTAAGCGACGCATTAGTTCTTTAGAATTACGTCACGGTGATATTTTTACCTTAGGCCCGCCAGAACTAGCCGCTTCTGTGCGTCTGCAATATATCGATCCACCAGCCTGGTATGTGAAAGCAGCAACTTGGACTGCTTATGGTGTTGGTGGTGTGAGTGCTTTAGTGGCTTTAGCAATTGGCGTAGAATGGCTGAAATTTTCGGTGAGGCCTTTACCTACAGCTACCCGTGCGCCAGTGATTGTGTACGCCCGTGATGGTGCTACACCCCTGCGTGAACCAAGAACTACATCTCACGTAGACATGAAGCGGTTAGAGGATTTTGGCCCGTATTTGCCAAAAGCTGTGATTGCCTCAGAAGATAGTCGTTATTACTGGCACGTTGGGGTTGATCCATTGGGGATTTTGCGTGCTGTGTTGATTAACAGTCGCAGTGGTGATGTGCAGCAAGGTGCCAGTACTGTTACCCAACAAGTTGCCCGTAGTTTATTCCGCGATTATGTCGGTAGGCAAGATTCCCTCGGACGAAAATTACGGGAAGCAGTGGTTGCTCTCAAATTAGAGACATTCTACAGCAAAGATGAAATCTTGCTGACGTATTTGAATCGAGTATTTTTAGGTGGGGATACCTCTGGTTTTGAGGATGCTGCTAAGTATTACTTTGAGAAGTCAGCTAAAGACTTAACTTTGGCAGAAGCCGCAACATTGGTAGGAATTTTACCTGGCCCTAACGCTTTTGATTTTTGTGGCGATGGACAAAATAAGCTGCAAGCCGCTGAATACCGCAATCGTGTGATTAAGCGGATGGTGGAAATGGGCCAAATTAAAGTTGAGGATGCTAACCGCGCCAGACGTTCCACTGTGCAAGTTAGCCCTAAAGTCTGCGAACAGCAAGCTAAAACGCTCAGTCCTTACTTTTACAGCTATGTCTTTCAAGAGTTAGAGCAAATTCTGGGGGAGGGAGCAGCAAAAGAGGGTAATTATATTATTGAAACCCAGCTAGAGCTGGGAATACAAGCGCAAGCAGAAGCATCCTTACGCAATTCAGTCAACAATTCAGGTGCAAGTTTTGATTTTTCCCAAGGGGCAATGGTGACCTTGGATTCCAGCACTGGTGGTATTTTGGCAATGGTAGGAGGCACAGATTACAAAAAAAGTCAATTTAATCGTGCAGTTCAAGCTAAAAGACAACCAGGTTCCACCTTTAAAATTTTTGCTTACACCGCAGCGATTCAGCAAGGAATTTCACCATATAAAAGCTACTCCTGCGCGCCTTTAACTTGGCAAGGCTTTACTTATAAACCTTGCCGTGCTGGTGCTGATACTAGTTTAGATATAGCCACAGGTTTGGCTCTTTCAGAAAATCCCATTGCTTTGCGGGTGGCACGGGAAATTGGCTTAGATAAAGTCGTAGCTATGGCTCAACGTTTAGGGGTAAAGTCACCACTCGATCCAGTTCCCGGTTTAGTATTGGGTCAAAGCGTCGTTGATGTCTTGGAAATGACTGGTGCTTTTGGTGCAATTGGAAATCGGGGGGTGTGGAATCGTCCCCATGCCATTAGTAGAATTTTAGACAGTAGCGATTGCCGCGATCGCAAAGATTTAAAAACTTGTCGAGTAATTTACTCCTTCGACCAAGACCCCGATGCCAATAGACGAGTACTATCTAATGAGGTAGCCGATCAAATGACAACTTTAATGCGCGGAGTAGTTACTAGAGGTACAGGTAGAAGTGCGGCTTTGGGATTAGGAGAAGCTGGTAAAACAGGTACAACTAACGACAACGTTGACTTATGGTTTATCGGTTTTATCCCTAGCCGTCGCTTAGTGACTGGTATTTGGCTAGGAAACGACAACAATTCCCCCACATCTGGTAGTAGCGCTCAAGCAGCCCAGCTGTGGGGAAATTATATGGGACGAATTGTGAAGTAAATAGGCGTTTGGGGTTTGGGGTTTGTCATTTCTCCTCATTCCCCTTGTTCTAACCAACCCAGGTGTAACATTAATATCCACGCCAAGGAGCAATTTCTAATTTGCCACTTGGCTGAAAAATGAGTTGGAAATGGGCTAGAGGTTCTTTGCTATTGGGTGCAACTAAATTTGAACCTTGAGCCTGTTGCAACAACTGGGGAAGTGGAGTTTCCCGAGCATAATCATAGGCGACTTGATTGAGTGGCTCATAGTCTGCGATCGCACCATCTTTGTTGACCGCCACCCGATACTTCAAATATCTCTCAAAGGTAGGCGTACCTCCCCAGTTTTGGCGCACTGTACTATATAGCTTTTGGCTTAAATCATTAACTGTCTTGGCATCAGTGATTTTGCTACCCACAACTTCTGGTGTTTTAGCATATCCACGCCAAGGGCTAACTTCCAGTACTCCTGTTTTTGTCAAAACGACTCTGTATTGAGCAATTGGTTCGTTCTGAATAGCGCCTCGGGTGGCAGGATTATAAAGGAGATTGGGTAGAGGAGTTTTCTGTATTTCCTCATTTGCCTTTTGATTTACGGCTTTATAGCCAATAATTGCACCGTCTGCTGCTACACCTACACGATAAACTACATCCTCTGATAGTTCAGAACGATTAGTCCAAGCCGGATTAATTTGGTTATACAATTGACGGTTCAATGCCCGTAGTTTTGATGGGTCGGTAATTTCCGGTACGGTAGTTAAAAGTTTTTCTAAATCTTTAACTTCAGGTGTTGTTGTAGGAGTAGGCGTTGGTGTTACCGCTGCTATTGGTGTGGGTGTAATTTCCGATGAGGGTGTTGGTGTTACCGCCGCTATTGGTGTGGATGTTGCACTAGGGGAAGTTGTAGGCGTAACAGCTGCTGCGGGTGTGGCAGTTTCAGCAGCCGCAGGTGTAGCGCTGGGTGTAACGTTAGGTGTTGTGGAGCTAGTTGGATTTTGTGTGTTTGACTCTGGTGTACGTAATTGGGGAGATGGAATTAAGCTTAAAGCTAGTGCTGCTACTGCTAAACTCGAAACACCTATACTAGCAGGTACTGCTTGCTTCAGTACAGCTTGATTGCCAACACTATTTCGTCTAGTAACCGGTTGTAATTCCAGAGATAACTCTGGTAAAGTTTGCGTGTCAGCAAAAAACTGATCAACCGCTTCTACTAAATCAAATAGCTGTACTGTATTTAAATCAATTTGAACCGGTTCTTTATGATTGCTAGGGTTAGCATTAAAACCTTGAGCTTCCTCCTCTGAATGGACAATTAACCTGTGTCTGTTAATGTCTATTTTCTGTAACTCAACTAACTCTGAATCTTGATTATGAGCTTGGGGATTTGGCACATTACTCAAAAATTCCTGAGCATAACCACTAACCGCCCTCACCAAACTCTCAAAAAATTCTCGTCCACCTACTAAAGGCTGATTATAACTAGATAAATAGCATTCTGCATTTACCAATATTGATAATTCTGGGCGCATTTCTTGAAAATGTGCAGCCCGGCTCGCATCGCTTAAACCTTCTAGAAGCAACGTGCAATTAGGTAGACTATACTTACGTTGAATATTCATTCTACTTCCCCATCAAAAAGACTGATCCAGAACCGCTGCATTCCAGCTGTGCCAGTACAGAAGAGTAGTTGTCCTAATAAATTTATAGCTAGCTCATCTAATTTTTCATCTGAAGTTAATGCTAACGAGCCAGATCTGCGAGAACTCATCCTACTCTTAAAATGCGTTCTAAACCGCTCTAAATAATTAGATAGCCGTAAGTTTTGTTCCAGTGGTAGTTGCTTTTCATTCATTTGTTGATAAATCATCAATAACTGGCGAATAACCACTGTCAAACGTCTAGCTATATAGCAAGCAATTACTACCAGAGCTTTTGCTTCCATAATACTTAAGGGGCGACGCATATGCGCTCTTCGTAGTGGATTAGAGCTACGCATTCGCCACAAATTTACCCTATCTTTAATAATGCCTTTTAATTCCAACTCATCTGCAAAAGCCAAAATAGCTTCCGAACCACCCAGTTCTAAAGCTTCAATTGCCAGTAAAATTAAATCGATTTGTACCCGAGTTCTTCGGGGACATAGTTGCCCCTCTGTCGCCGGATCGGGTAAGGTATCCAGAATCATAGGCAATGACGAGGGAGTAGGACTGTTAAACGGCGTTAAACTAGCGGAGACATTCATTCTATAGATACCTTGTGCGCTTCCGACAGACTAGGTAAAACTAATTTAAGATAAATAGCCATACAAAAACATAAGGCTTGTAGCAGTCGTAGTAATGCTTGATATATACATTACTTACTTCTTGAACTCCAAGGTTTCCGTATACTTAAATTTATGTTTTTAACATATAAGTGTATCAACTTCACTTGGTAGTGCAATTCCATCCTTAGCTTGAGTTAGATTCAAGTTATCGTCAATGGATCGCCAAGCTTGAGCTTCGATCCCCAGCGTATGACATTATAGTGTACGATTTGTCAGGTATCTGGAATTGGGGGCTGGGGACTGGGGACGAGGGATTAGGAACTACAAAAAGCAGGGGATCTCAGCACTAAATAGTCAAGAAATAAATCAACAATGCCCTATGCCCCATACCCTATGCCCCATGCCCTATGTCCAATTATTAATCCCTAAGAGCGATTTTTATGGATTTGAAGTCTCTAATTCGTGAAATACCGGATTTTCCTAAACCTGGAATTGTATTTCGAGATATTACTACGCTGCTACGCGATCCTGAAGGATTACGCTATACTATTGACTTCTTTGCACAACAGTGCCTAAACAATGGATTGAATGCGGATTATGTTGTGGGGATGGAGTCACGGGGTTTTATTTTTGGCTCTCCTTT contains:
- a CDS encoding transglycosylase domain-containing protein; translated protein: MSSPQPPQKPQTILGQLTQAVHTIQARVDFSKLALKPNAKVPELLVQDAGSDKAEVYPLLGDRYVLGRSSKSCDIVIRNPVVSQIHLSLSRDSTQRTPVFVIKDENSTNGIYRGKRRISSLELRHGDIFTLGPPELAASVRLQYIDPPAWYVKAATWTAYGVGGVSALVALAIGVEWLKFSVRPLPTATRAPVIVYARDGATPLREPRTTSHVDMKRLEDFGPYLPKAVIASEDSRYYWHVGVDPLGILRAVLINSRSGDVQQGASTVTQQVARSLFRDYVGRQDSLGRKLREAVVALKLETFYSKDEILLTYLNRVFLGGDTSGFEDAAKYYFEKSAKDLTLAEAATLVGILPGPNAFDFCGDGQNKLQAAEYRNRVIKRMVEMGQIKVEDANRARRSTVQVSPKVCEQQAKTLSPYFYSYVFQELEQILGEGAAKEGNYIIETQLELGIQAQAEASLRNSVNNSGASFDFSQGAMVTLDSSTGGILAMVGGTDYKKSQFNRAVQAKRQPGSTFKIFAYTAAIQQGISPYKSYSCAPLTWQGFTYKPCRAGADTSLDIATGLALSENPIALRVAREIGLDKVVAMAQRLGVKSPLDPVPGLVLGQSVVDVLEMTGAFGAIGNRGVWNRPHAISRILDSSDCRDRKDLKTCRVIYSFDQDPDANRRVLSNEVADQMTTLMRGVVTRGTGRSAALGLGEAGKTGTTNDNVDLWFIGFIPSRRLVTGIWLGNDNNSPTSGSSAQAAQLWGNYMGRIVK
- a CDS encoding DUF3038 domain-containing protein, with the protein product MNVSASLTPFNSPTPSSLPMILDTLPDPATEGQLCPRRTRVQIDLILLAIEALELGGSEAILAFADELELKGIIKDRVNLWRMRSSNPLRRAHMRRPLSIMEAKALVVIACYIARRLTVVIRQLLMIYQQMNEKQLPLEQNLRLSNYLERFRTHFKSRMSSRRSGSLALTSDEKLDELAINLLGQLLFCTGTAGMQRFWISLFDGEVE
- a CDS encoding DUF4335 domain-containing protein translates to MNIQRKYSLPNCTLLLEGLSDASRAAHFQEMRPELSILVNAECYLSSYNQPLVGGREFFESLVRAVSGYAQEFLSNVPNPQAHNQDSELVELQKIDINRHRLIVHSEEEAQGFNANPSNHKEPVQIDLNTVQLFDLVEAVDQFFADTQTLPELSLELQPVTRRNSVGNQAVLKQAVPASIGVSSLAVAALALSLIPSPQLRTPESNTQNPTSSTTPNVTPSATPAAAETATPAAAVTPTTSPSATSTPIAAVTPTPSSEITPTPIAAVTPTPTPTTTPEVKDLEKLLTTVPEITDPSKLRALNRQLYNQINPAWTNRSELSEDVVYRVGVAADGAIIGYKAVNQKANEEIQKTPLPNLLYNPATRGAIQNEPIAQYRVVLTKTGVLEVSPWRGYAKTPEVVGSKITDAKTVNDLSQKLYSTVRQNWGGTPTFERYLKYRVAVNKDGAIADYEPLNQVAYDYARETPLPQLLQQAQGSNLVAPNSKEPLAHFQLIFQPSGKLEIAPWRGY